A part of bacterium genomic DNA contains:
- a CDS encoding TonB-dependent receptor gives MSCARRTAASCPIRQQPADARRRHLRRHTIDYYNNELENFITDLTANVFGSINPNFGPYTLPDGTPPPPILQATLAGALGPLIAFLSNNVDGTPIFALASYTNAGAVDTEGIDLGLNLYLSDDWVLDLTYSWFDFDVQEQGGS, from the coding sequence ATATCCTGCGCGAGGCGAACAGCGGCCAGCTGCCCAATTCGGCAACAACCTGCTGACGCTCGAAGGCGGCACCTACGACGTCACACCATCGACTACTACAACAATGAGCTCGAGAACTTCATCACCGACCTGACGGCCAACGTCTTCGGCTCGATCAACCCGAACTTCGGCCCCTACACCCTGCCCGACGGCACTCCGCCGCCGCCGATCCTGCAGGCCACCCTGGCCGGCGCCCTCGGCCCGCTGATCGCGTTCCTGTCCAACAACGTCGACGGCACGCCGATCTTCGCGCTGGCCTCCTACACCAACGCCGGCGCGGTCGACACCGAGGGCATCGATCTCGGCCTCAACCTCTACTTGAGCGATGACTGGGTTCTCGACCTCACCTACTCGTGGTTCGACTTCGACGTCCAGGAGCAGGGGGGGTCCTGA